Proteins encoded within one genomic window of Anopheles gambiae chromosome 3, idAnoGambNW_F1_1, whole genome shotgun sequence:
- the LOC133392767 gene encoding uncharacterized protein LOC133392767, giving the protein MEEYKKLIWSRHNPRSEGKLLEQASIDFADYHNDIFNLHINEIDPMHQIEDISAADTALFLPLEMPSDPRTGQKIQQLEVKCVQPLQLFSRFPSGSVLTRQEHQHCLTVQNRINMRLPFTTAEEKKKYARYQVLMEKLAPEKEMFDSFVRNHFNTHLLRRVQTIEPELNELVVRIWQAKVQERIGLQRELGGLYVLMTVVPFFGRAENATNVSFEPYGQEQEQARETGTVRNLFSENVLRCISLKRNERVLEAFAHEWTSVRCTRDQYLADVDACLAELPDVSLVVPAGALTLLLNYAQNAQEQWTIPFQVKKMADGRHVLIMDSRLPPTRLSTHARKVKAYKLLVRSFTTFLASQKSNAELDKSDATVEKDTAEGPFRPLPFDEFMQQLAQKKTANETTRENRFYQPWKLKDQEEEHQLLVCYRQDCYESFRKMRVFMNFSIKLEYQPEFGAEQMTLPELLQEWARQLLRPHSKTMRLRINSTTSTIISHHYLELRDIEEELNRLYGVKPHNLLTNVWKMLKLMRNFPAGQYLLKRDGKSTQGPSVYARPSERSGGLAGQNAPSGISLNWEELLCKVEYDCPPLEQYDWIPIDKFVITQLHRTNTLFPCSFPHWTNLRWLNTRQSQMKAKPVEKKASGGKKKKGAQKEGAGSGAAAATTVATQVPPATKVLTPVQLARREKVRLRRQLAREKKLKAETIQQSLHQFAPYAGSVQGKHPEGNTAEGRDGAATGGKDQPVSAVQQASAIVDYKSYVEQAALSPDEQL; this is encoded by the exons ATGGAAGAGTACAAGAAATTAATCTG GTCCCGACACAATCCCCGCTCGGAAGGGAAGCTGCTCGAGCAGGCGTCGATCGATTTCGCCGACTATCACAATGACATCTTCAATCTGCACATTAACGAAATCGATCCGATGCATCAGATCGAGGACATTAGTGCCGCCGATACGGCCCTCTTCCTGCCGCTGGAAATGCCCTCCGATCCGCGGACGGGGCAAAAGATACAGCAGCTGGAGGTGAAATGCGTTCAACCGCTGCAGCTGTTTAGCCGGTTCCCCTCCGGTTCGGTACTGACCCGCCAGGAGCATCAGCACTGTCTGACGGTGCAGAATCGTATCAACATGCGGCTGCCTTTTACCACCGccgaggagaagaaaaagtacGCCCGCTACCAGGTGCTGATGGAAAAGCTTGCGCCGGAGAAGGAAATGTTCGACAGCTTCGTGCGGAACCACTTCAACACGCATCTGCTGCGCCGGGTGCAAACGATCGAGCCCGAGCTGAACGAGCTGGTGGTGCGCATTTGGCAGGCGAAGGTACAGGAACGGATCGGTCTCCAGCGGGAGCTCGGCGGGCTGTACGTGCTGATGACGGTGGTGCCGTTCTTTGGCCGCGCGGAAAACGCAACCAACGTGAGCTTTGAGCCGTACGGACAGGAGCAGGAGCAGGCTCGGGAAACGGGCACGGTGCGGAATTTGTTCAGCGAGAATGTGTTGCGCTGCATTTCACTCAAACGCAACGAACGCGTGCTGGAGGCTTTTGCGCACGAGTGGACCTCGGTGCGCTGCACGCGGGACCAGTATCTGGCGGATGTGGACGCGTGTCTGGCCGAGCTGCCCGACGTTTCGCTCGTCGTGCCGGCGGGTGCATTGACGCTGCTGCTAAACTATGCACAAAACGCCCAGGAACAGTGGACGATACCGTTTCAGGTGAAGAAAATGGCCGACGGCCGGCACGTGCTTATCATGGACAGCAGACTGCCACCGACCCGGCTGTCGACGCACGCACGAAAGGTGAAAGCGTATAAGCTGCTGGTTAGAAGCTTTACCACCTTTCTGGCATCGCAGAAATCAAACGCTGAATTGGATAAATCAGATGCCACAGTGGAAAAGGACACTGCAGAAGGCCCCTTCAGACCACTTCCGTTTGATGAGTTTATGCAACAGTTGGCACAGAAGAAAACGGCCAACGAAACAACGCGTGAGAACCGGTTTTACCAGCCGTGGAAGTTGAAGGATCAAGAGGAGGAGCATCAGCTGCTGGTGTGCTACCGGCAGGATTGCTACGAATCGTTTCGCAAGATGCGCGTCTTTATGAACTTTTCCATCAAGCTGGAGTATCAACCAGAGTTTGGTGCGGAACAGATGACACTGCCGGAGCTGCTGCAGGAGTGGGCTCGCCAGCTGCTGCGTCCCCACTCGAAAACGATGCGCCTGCGCATCAACAGCACGACCTCAACGATCATCTCCCACCACTATCTGGAGCTGCGCGACATCGAGGAAGAGCTGAACCGACTGTACGGCGTAAAGCCGCACAATCTGCTCACGAACGTGTGGAAAATGCTGAAGCTGATGCGCAACTTTCCCGCCGGCCAGTATCTGCTCAAGCGCGACGGCAAAAGCACCCAGGGACCGTCGGTGTACGCGCGCCCGAGCGAACGGAGCGGAGGACTGGCGGGACAGAACGCTCCCAGCGGAATCAGCTTGAACTGGGAGGAGTTGCTGTGCAAGGTGGAGTACGATTGTCCACCGCTGGAGCAGTACGATTGGATACCGATCGATAAGTTTGTGATAACGCAGCTGCACCGGACGAACACGCTGTTCCCGTGCAGCTTCCCGCACTGGACGAACTTGCGGTGGCTAAACACGCGCCAAAGCCAGATGAAGGCGAAGCCGGTGGAAAAGAAAGCATCCGgcggcaagaagaagaaaggcgCTCAGAAAGAGGGTGCAGGGTCTGGAGCGGCGGCGGCAACTACGGTGGCGACGCAGGTGCCACCAGCAACCAAAGTGCTCACCCCAGTACAGTTGGCACGGCGGGAGAAGGTGAGGCTACGGAGGCAGCTAGCGCGGGAGAAAAAGTTAAAAGCGGAGACGATTCAACAATCGCTCCACCAGTTCGCTCCTTATGCGGGGTCGGTTCAGGGAAAGCATCCCGAAGGGAACACGGCAGAAGGGAGGGATGGTGCTGCTACCGGGGGAAAGGACCAGCCGGTTTCGGCGGTGCAGCAGGCGTCCGCAATCGTTGACTATAAATCTTATGTGGAGCAAGCTGCGCTCAGTCCGGATGAGCAGTTGTGA
- the LOC1278238 gene encoding protein TEX261, whose translation MSFLGLLSYVSLLVQICFVTVSIAAGLYYLAELVEEYTVIAKKVISWMVAVTACLYVIFIFTEHFSWTMVLCGLGAQALHGLILTDFPYVRFLSPAFIGAVGLLVGNHYLAFVYFQLQYHAFTEVLAYFTLCLWLVPFALFVSLSANDNVLPTSNERTHLLSGNDDVVTNYFSSRKKMGLLSLFSYAKESLLPERNKKAF comes from the exons ATGTCCTTCCTCGGGCTGCTGAGCTACGTTTCGCTGCTGGTGCAGATCTGCTTCGTAACCGTCTCGATCG CTGCCGGCCTGTACTATCTAGCCGAGCTGGTAGAGGAGTACACGGTCATCGCGAAGAAAGTCATCAGCTGGATGGTGGCCGTGACGGCCTGCCTGTACGTGATATTCATCTTTACCGAACACTTCAGCTGGACGATGGTGCTGTGCGGGCTGGGCGCCCAGGCACTGCACGGGCTCATCCTGACCGATTTCCCGTACGTGCGGTTTCTTTCGCCCGCCTTTATCGGGGCGGTCGGGCTGCTGGTCGGCAACCACTATCTGGCCTTCGTCTACTTCCAGCTGCAGTACCACGCGTTCACGGAAGTGTTGGCGTACTTTACCCTCTGCCTGTGGTTGGTGCCATTCGCGCTGTTTGTGTCCCTGTCCGCCAACGACAATGTGCTGCCAACGAGCAACGAACGGACGCATTTGCTCA GTGGCAATGACGACGTGGTGACGAATTACTTCTCTAGCCGTAAAAAGATGGGCCTGCTTTCGCTGTTCAGCTACGCGAAGGAAAGCCTGCTGCCGGAACGCAACAAGAAAGCGTTCTAG
- the LOC3291340 gene encoding ribose-5-phosphate isomerase: protein MFRQLVHSLSPSLVQSGRWSSLVCSTNLTLFSTQTTATAKMSLEEAKKCAAYKAVDEYVKDNTVVGVGSGSTVVYAVHRIAERVKAEGLKLVCIPTSFQARQLIIEHGLVLGDLECNPRLDCAIDGADEVDAKMVLIKGGGGCLLQEKIVASCADRLVVIADYTKDSAKLGQQYRKGIPIEVAPMAYVPIKGKVESQFGGTLKLRMAVAKAGPVVTDNGNFILDWSFPADKEHDWDAVNREIMMIPGVVDTGLFVGMATKAYFGQQDGSVTERSA from the exons ATGTTCCGGCAATTGGTGCATTCACTTTCACCTAGCTTAGTACAGTCGGGACGGTGGAGTTCGCTCGTTTGCAGCACAAACCTTACTCTGTTTTCAACGcaaaccaccgccaccgccaagaTGTCCCtggaggaagcaaaaaagtGTGCCGCGTACAAGGCGGTCGATGAGTACGTGAAGGATAATACCGTCGTTGGGGTCGGTTCGGGCTCAACCGTGGTGTACGCGGTGCACCGGATAGCGGAGCGGGTGAAGGCGGAAGGACTGAAGCTGGTCTGCATTCCGACGAGCTTCCAGGCCCGGCAGCTCATCATCGAGCACGGGCTGGTGCTTGGCGATTTGGAGTGCAATCCCCGGCTGGACTGTGCGATCGATGGCGCGGACGAGGTGGACGCCAAGATGGTTCTGATCAAGGGTGGCGGTGGATGTTTGCTGCAG GAAAAAATCGTCGCCTCCTGTGCCGACCGGCTGGTGGTGATAGCGGACTACACGAAAGACTCGGCCAAGCTGGGCCAACAGTACCGTAAAGGCATTCCGATCGAGGTCGCACCGATGGCTTACGTGCCGATCAAGGGCAAGGTGGAGTCGCAGTTCGGGGGCACGCTCAAGCTGCGGATGGCCGTCGCCAAGGCGGGCCCCGTTGTCACCGACAACGGTAACTTCATACTGGACTGGAGCTTCCCGGCCGATAAGGAGCACGATTGGGACGCTGTCAATCGGGAGATCATGATGATACCGGGGGTCGTTGATACGGGGCTGTTCGTTGGCATGGCGACCAAGGCGTACTTTGGCCAGCAGGATGGTTCGGTCACGGAACGGAGCGCCTAA